The following proteins are encoded in a genomic region of Triticum dicoccoides isolate Atlit2015 ecotype Zavitan chromosome 1B, WEW_v2.0, whole genome shotgun sequence:
- the LOC119348896 gene encoding disease resistance protein RGA2-like, with the protein MDLAISAITGDLANRIISFLMSKYTDHVCSEEKVERLQQLLLRAGMVVEEADSRYITNSCMLIQLKALAAAMYQGHHVLDTIKYRKHKELVCDSSDLSVSTPNKRTRTIVGSAAQRVFNSELIRDLQNLEAGVANMAEFVVLLGGCERISHRPYDAYLYVDNFMFGRHVEKQQIIRFLLHHNTPGSPAVLPIIGDAGVGKKTLVAHVCDVDRVRSHFSMILHLNGDDLSKMTDHERLSGRILVVVEFVSDVDEDDWITFYHLIMKMDRGSKVIILGRSTCLEKFGTIKPVSLNSLAFDEYMYLFKTLAFGSTNPADYPRLAAMVEEFAMVLGGSLISANVLADALRKNLSAHFWLCRLKGARDSVNMNISCFGAHPQVLLSRGQPVHLINRDHSVHLIGRYILSPAAPSGIVNSAIGMANVPEEQGIGLPRIMFGDLISAAGHLVLPKGDFRLISWESRLPPYTSFSHLGHAVPSCVHDKPETSLSGKKRPGLFA; encoded by the coding sequence ATGGATCTTGCCATATCTGCTATCACAGGCGATCTGGCTAATCGAATCATCTCTTTTCTGATGAGCAAGTATACGGATCACGTATGCTCGGAGGAGAAGGTGGAGAGGCTACAACAACTCTTGCTGAGAGCCGGCATGGTCGTTGAGGAGGCGGACTCACGATACATCACCAACTCCTGCATGCTCATACAGCTGAAGGCCCTGGCGGCAGCCATGTACCAAGGCCACCATGTGCTTGACACCATCAAATACAGGAAACACAAGGAATTGGTATGTGACTCGTCCGATCTATCTGTTTCCACTCCTAACAAGCGTACTCGCACAATCGTCGGTAGTGCAGCCCAAAGGGTTTTCAACTCAGAGCTAATAAgagatctgcaaaacctagaggcTGGTGTTGCTAACATGGCAGAGTTTGTCGTCCTTTTGGGCGGATGCGAGCGCATCTCCCATAGGCCCTATGATGCATATCTTTACGTCGACAACTTCATGTTTGGTCGCCATGTCGAGAAGCAGCAGATCATCAGGTTCTTGCTGCACCACAACACCCCAGGTTCTCCGGCCGTGCTTCCAATCATTGGTGATGCTGGAGTTGGGAAGAAAACTCTTGTCGCCCATGTATGCGATGTTGATAGAGTGCGTTCTCACTTTTCTATGATTTTGCACCTGAATGGAGATGATCTTTCCAAAATGACAGACCATGAAAGACTGTCAGGGAGGATATTAGTAGTTGTTGAGTTTGTTTCAGATGTAGATGAAGATGACTGGATAACATTCTACCATTTAATTATGAAGATGGACAGAGGAAGTAAAGTGATAATCTTGGGTCGAAGCACATGCTTGGAGAAGTTTGGAACCATCAAGCCTGTTTCTCTGAACTCCCTGGCATTCGATGAATACATGTACCTGTTCAAGACACTCGCATTCGGAAGTACGAACCCGGCAGACTACCCGCGGCTAGCAGCAATGGTGGAAGAGTTCGCCATGGTGTTGGGAGGGTCACTCATCTCAGCGAATGTGCTCGCAGATGCACTGCGGAAAAACTTGAGTGCTCATTTCTGGCTGtgcaggttgaagggtgccagagaCTCTGTCAACATGAACATCTCTTGTTTTGGTGCCCACCCGCAGGTGCTTCTTAGTCGAGGCCAACCGGTACACCTAATCAACCGAGATCACTCAGTGCACCTAATCGGCCGCTACATTTTATCTCCTGCTGCTCCATCAGGCATTGTAAACTCTGCTATTGGTATGGCTAATGTTCCAGAGGAGCAGGGTATTGGTCTACCTAGGATTATGTTTGGGGACTTAATATCAGCAGCAGGTCACCTTGTCTTACCCAAAGGAGATTTTAGGCTAATTTCATGGGAATCAAGGCTGCCGCCTTACACTTCATTTTCTCACTTGGGGCACGCTGTGCCGAGTTGCGTCCATGACAAGCCGGAAACATCCTTGTCAGGGAAGAAGCGTCCAGGTTTATTTGCCTAA